The proteins below come from a single Deferribacterota bacterium genomic window:
- a CDS encoding poly-beta-1,6-N-acetyl-D-glucosamine N-deacetylase PgaB, translating to MKYLIYILVILVFLVFTIDLYALNLVSDSYYRVKGIQIFNFNISEKQLDSYLADIKKKGFNTIFVRVFHNKNDRYHFNINSTASSGVYFKTNQVYVIKDILRPLLIKAKKYNLKVFAWMATRSLDALKESYNLDKTFKIDNLNRSGYGVNLFNNNVFSKIIALFKDLAMYDIDGILIQDDFILKIDESASIEAKKRFFVDRGFTINNNTINNKDISKAFTDWKINQMRYFLNKIIWSVKLIDPSIKIAINIYYETPYKPNKAKKWYAQSLSSFKSIDVDYFAYMSYHIQMAKELNCSFLDVLNIVNKSIRDMTKIIKPTKRIIAKFQIKDFHNKEYIEKKELNKLCYLINNYDEISYTLLPFENIKDLEYNCY from the coding sequence ATGAAGTACCTTATCTATATACTTGTTATCCTTGTTTTTCTGGTTTTCACTATAGATTTATATGCGCTAAATTTAGTCTCAGATAGTTATTATAGGGTAAAGGGTATCCAGATATTTAATTTCAACATATCAGAAAAGCAGCTTGATAGCTATCTTGCAGATATTAAAAAAAAGGGGTTTAATACAATCTTTGTAAGGGTTTTTCACAACAAGAATGATAGGTACCACTTTAATATAAATTCTACAGCAAGTAGTGGTGTATATTTTAAAACGAATCAAGTGTATGTGATTAAAGACATACTAAGACCCCTATTGATAAAGGCTAAGAAATATAATCTAAAAGTATTTGCTTGGATGGCCACAAGGAGTCTAGATGCATTAAAAGAAAGCTATAACCTAGATAAAACATTTAAAATAGATAATTTAAATAGAAGTGGATATGGGGTCAATTTGTTCAATAATAATGTATTTAGTAAAATCATTGCTCTATTTAAAGACTTAGCAATGTATGACATAGATGGCATATTAATACAAGATGACTTCATATTAAAGATTGATGAGAGTGCCTCAATAGAAGCTAAAAAGAGATTCTTTGTTGATAGAGGCTTTACCATAAATAACAACACAATCAATAATAAAGATATATCTAAGGCATTTACTGATTGGAAGATAAACCAGATGAGATATTTTTTAAATAAAATTATTTGGTCTGTTAAGCTTATTGACCCATCAATTAAAATTGCAATAAATATATACTATGAAACCCCCTATAAACCAAATAAAGCTAAGAAATGGTATGCCCAATCATTATCTAGCTTTAAATCTATAGATGTTGATTATTTTGCTTATATGTCTTATCATATACAGATGGCTAAGGAATTAAATTGTTCATTTTTAGATGTTTTGAATATTGTCAATAAAAGTATAAGAGATATGACAAAGATTATAAAACCCACCAAAAGGATAATAGCTAAATTTCAGATAAAAGATTTTCACAATAAAGAGTATATAGAAAAAAAAGAGTTAAATAAACTGTGCTATTTAATCAATAATTATGATGAAATTAGTTACACCCTATTACCCTTTGAAAATATCAAAGACCTAGAATATAACTGCTATTAG